A single bacterium DNA region contains:
- a CDS encoding 4Fe-4S binding protein, giving the protein MTYMITDECVACGVCQSECPSEAIIEGEDKYSIDIDKCTECGSCAEVCPSEACVIAKD; this is encoded by the coding sequence ATGACTTATATGATCACTGATGAATGCGTAGCCTGTGGCGTTTGTCAATCTGAATGCCCTTCTGAAGCTATTATAGAAGGTGAAGATAAATACTCCATAGATATTGATAAGTGTACAGAGTGTGGTTCTTGCGCAGAAGTTTGCCCTTCCGAAGCTTGTGTTATAGCAAAGGATTAA